In Oncorhynchus clarkii lewisi isolate Uvic-CL-2024 chromosome 24, UVic_Ocla_1.0, whole genome shotgun sequence, one DNA window encodes the following:
- the LOC139382824 gene encoding oligodendrocyte-myelin glycoprotein gives MERIRAFIMLYRTPLACLLLLLLSGVLGGLVLSICPAVCSCSRGHRVVDCSSRHLSQLPPGLQHNIRFLNLSQNSLRGLEGQLSHYAHLRTLDLSYNLLGRFPSGLPRALWDIRAAGNQLRALDKNDTAYHWNLRVLDLSANELERVVFINNTLPSLHALNLSHNRFWTVPTNMPHNLEMVDLSHNYLVQILLGSLDRLPRLKRFYLHANRFSWVPEGVFDRLEGLELLTLGDNPWACEEEENITRLLLWAEHTRAAVLGCPCYTRPTCGQAHLATPGGEWHFASYTEPPLGADARELGRGGLPPARAAVATSGYLVKSALLEPGMHGDRGVANGSGDQTLFVFTSTHSHGLSTHTSTTGRPHSATKKPNTGSTRSRGHGLHTQIVCSAVALNLLVTVTAFKAS, from the exons agccttcatcATGCTCTACCGCACCCCGCTAGCCtgcctcctcctgctgctcctgtCGGGGGTGCTGGGCGGGCTGGTCCTGTCCATCTGCCCCGCCGTGTGCTCCTGCAGCCGGGGCCACCGTGTGGTGGACTGCTCCTCACGGCACCTCTCACAGCTGCCCCCAGGCCTGCAGCACAACATTCGCTTCCTCAACCTCTCACAAAACAG CCTTCGTGGTCTGGAGGGTCAGCTAAGCCACTACGCCCACCTGCGTACCCTGGACCTGTCCTATAATCTCCTGGGTCGCTTCCCCTCCGGCCTGCCTAGGGCCCTGTGGGACATCCGGGCCGCCGGCAACCAGCTCCGAGCCCTGGACAAGAACGACACGGCCTACCACTGGAACCTGCGGGTTCTGGACCTGTCAGCCAACGAGCTGGAGAGGGTGGTCTTCATCAACAACACCCTGCCCAGCCTACACGCCCTCAACCTGAGTCACAACCGGTTCTGGACGGTGCCCACCAACATGCCTCATAATCTGGAGATGGTGGATTTGTCCCACAACTACCTGGTTCAGATCCTCCTGGGGTCGTTGGACCGACTGCCCAGGCTGAAGAGGTTCTACCTGCACGCTAATCGCTTCTCCTGGGTGCCGGAGGGGGTGTTTGACCGGTTGGAGGGGCTCGAGTTGTTGACGCTCGGGGATAACCCTTGGGcttgtgaggaggaggagaatatcACAAGGCTCTTGCTTTGGGCCGAACATACCCGCGCTGCCGTGTTGGGCTGCCCCTGCTACACTCGGCCAACCTGTGGGCAAGCCCATCTGGCAACTCCAGGAGGGGAGTGGCACTTTGCATCCTACACAGAGCCTCCGCTGGGGGCTGATGCCAGAGAGCTGGGCCGTGGAGGCCTCCCACCGGCTAGGGCTGCAGTCGCCACTTCTGGGTACCTGGTTAAGTCTGCGTTATTGGAGCCTGGGATGCATGGAGACAGGGGGGTGGCCAACGGCTCGGGGGATCAGACACTGTTCGTGTTCACCTCCACCCACTCGCATGgcctctccacacacacaagcacaacgGGGCGTCCGCACTCTGCCACCAAGAAGCCCAACACAGGAAGCACGCGGAGCAGAGGCCACGGTCTACACACACAGATTGTGTGTTCTGCTGTCGCCTTGAACCTTTTAGTCACAGTGACTGCCTTCAAAGCCTCCTAA